A window of Candidatus Methylomirabilis sp. contains these coding sequences:
- a CDS encoding LapA family protein, producing the protein MNQLSLVGFLILAVVIATFSVQNSGEAVVKFIWWQFQSSLVIVILISTALGAIMAIFLSLPGTFRLRMRLREQAQRIATLEQQRHECETKHAKDISETR; encoded by the coding sequence ATGAACCAGCTCTCCCTCGTAGGCTTCCTGATTCTCGCAGTGGTCATCGCCACCTTTTCCGTTCAGAACTCCGGCGAGGCGGTTGTGAAATTCATCTGGTGGCAGTTTCAGAGTTCGCTGGTGATTGTCATCCTGATTTCAACCGCCCTCGGAGCGATTATGGCGATCTTCCTGAGCCTTCCCGGCACCTTCCGGCTTCGCATGCGTTTAAGGGAACAGGCTCAACGGATTGCTACACTTGAGCAGCAACGCCATGAGTGTGAAACGAAACATGCCAAGGATATATCCGAAACTCGGTGA
- the guaD gene encoding guanine deaminase translates to MQHVRLFRGHVLNPAAEDQYTFHADGGMVVNGSGTILEVGDYHEGRLRYPSATVVDCSDRLILPGLIDTHTHLPQFGAVALYGKELLEWLKTYIFPAERAFTPEAADMLCPLFFRSLLSHGVTTAAIYCSVLKDSTHVAFEWAEKTGIRAIIGKIMMDQNAPDFLLENTSESLLASEDVCRRWHGAANGRLLYAFAPRFAPTCSRALMKGVGELAGQYSAYIQTHLAEHPAEMQWVRELIPESPSYTDVYFRAGLLGPKTILAHAIYVSSDERRLLTETGTSLSHCPTSNLFLKSGLMPLRELLDIGLRIGLGSDVGGGPTLSPFEVMRSAIHVHTARRFLPDFRGGDISPVTAFYMATLGGAKALGLDDTIGSLTCGKEADFIIVNPQRLSPLPAEKWMDISPETLLSRMIFRGDDRIVEQTYVRGVLCYDRSSHENNERQSSMRV, encoded by the coding sequence ATGCAGCACGTGAGACTATTTCGCGGGCATGTTCTGAATCCAGCCGCAGAAGATCAGTATACGTTTCATGCGGATGGAGGGATGGTCGTCAACGGAAGCGGCACAATCCTCGAGGTCGGGGATTATCATGAGGGAAGACTGCGCTATCCGAGCGCCACCGTGGTTGACTGCTCGGATCGCCTGATCCTGCCCGGTCTTATCGACACCCACACCCACCTGCCTCAGTTTGGGGCCGTTGCGCTGTATGGCAAGGAACTGCTGGAGTGGCTCAAGACTTATATCTTTCCCGCAGAGAGGGCGTTCACTCCTGAGGCTGCCGACATGCTGTGTCCCCTTTTCTTCCGCTCGCTCCTTTCCCATGGCGTGACTACCGCTGCCATCTATTGCTCGGTCCTGAAGGACAGTACCCACGTGGCCTTTGAGTGGGCGGAAAAGACAGGGATCAGGGCGATCATCGGGAAGATCATGATGGACCAGAACGCTCCAGATTTCCTCCTGGAGAACACGTCGGAATCTCTCCTGGCAAGCGAGGATGTGTGCCGGAGGTGGCACGGCGCCGCCAACGGAAGATTACTCTATGCCTTTGCCCCGAGATTTGCCCCAACCTGCAGTAGGGCTCTGATGAAGGGTGTGGGTGAGCTGGCCGGTCAGTACAGTGCATATATTCAGACCCATTTAGCCGAACACCCTGCTGAGATGCAATGGGTCAGAGAATTAATTCCGGAGTCGCCAAGCTACACCGATGTCTACTTCAGGGCCGGCCTCTTAGGTCCTAAGACGATACTGGCCCACGCAATCTATGTCAGTTCCGATGAGCGGCGCCTGCTGACAGAGACGGGAACCAGTTTGTCTCACTGCCCCACCTCAAACCTCTTCCTCAAGAGCGGACTCATGCCGCTGCGCGAGCTTCTGGACATCGGGCTTCGTATTGGTCTAGGGTCAGACGTGGGCGGTGGGCCAACCCTCTCTCCGTTCGAAGTCATGCGCTCGGCGATTCATGTCCACACCGCCCGCCGTTTTCTCCCTGACTTCCGCGGTGGAGACATTTCCCCGGTTACCGCCTTTTATATGGCGACGCTGGGAGGCGCAAAGGCGTTAGGACTGGACGACACAATCGGCAGCCTTACGTGCGGCAAAGAGGCTGACTTTATCATTGTGAATCCACAGAGACTCAGCCCTTTGCCGGCAGAAAAATGGATGGACATCTCCCCGGAGACACTGCTCTCCCGCATGATCTTCCGAGGAGATGACCGCATCGTTGAGCAGACCTACGTTCGGGGAGTCCTCTGCTACGATCGCAGTTCGCACGAAAACAACGAGAGGCAAAGCAGCATGAGAGTCTAG
- a CDS encoding CU044_2847 family protein gives MSRYVQFDLSDGSTVVIESDEPDGGVVKAGLGEVAERARETFEQAVENARNAALVIVDKVRGLYDAPDEVEVTFGLKASGELNTLVVAKAGIEASYTVRLTWRQESPEIAQPPL, from the coding sequence ATGAGCCGCTATGTTCAATTCGATTTGTCCGACGGAAGCACGGTAGTCATCGAGAGTGATGAGCCCGACGGTGGCGTTGTCAAGGCCGGCTTGGGCGAGGTGGCCGAACGTGCCCGCGAGACCTTTGAGCAGGCGGTTGAGAATGCACGCAACGCCGCACTCGTTATTGTGGACAAGGTACGCGGCTTATACGATGCCCCTGATGAGGTAGAGGTCACCTTCGGGTTGAAGGCGTCGGGCGAATTGAACACGCTGGTGGTCGCAAAAGCCGGCATCGAGGCGAGTTACACCGTGAGGTTGACCTGGAGGCAGGAGAGTCCTGAGATAGCACAGCCTCCGCTTTGA